The segment TTGGTGAAGGAGCTGTCCTTAGTCAATAATAAAAAAGAAGAGGAAGTGGAAGCCCAGCTCCAGGAAATTCTGGCCCAGGCCGAACCCGCCGGCGGGGAGGGCAATGGCGGGTAACCTTCGGGAATTTTTCCACCGTTTGCGCCAACAGCATTTCAGGTTTAAGGGGGCAGGCTTGCCCCTTTGACCTGTCCCACCGTGGTCTCTGCGGCACCGTGCCCTTCCCTGGGGGAGAGGGAGGTGAAACCATTGTGCTGAGAAAGCTGGCGGTCTTCACCATCCTGGGTTCCATCTGCGCCGTGAGCGGCTACCTGATCGGCAGTCAGGTGCCGCAGATCAGCCAGTGGTGGTGGAGCGGCTGGGTGGGAGGCGCCGCCGGCCTGGGGCTGGCCGCCCTCACCCTGGGCCTGGAGGCCGCGGTCAAGCACATCCCCCTCAAAACCATCGTGGGAGGCACCCTGGGCCTCTTTATCGGCCTGGGGATGGCCAAGGTGGCCAGCTATCCCTTTGAGCAGTTCCTGGAGCTGCCCACCCTGCAGATCCCCTTATACATCATGTTCTCGGCCATCTTCGGTTACATCGGCCTGGTGCTGGGCGGCAAAAAGATCTCCGAGATGCAGGCCCCCGCCTTCCTGGAGCCGGAAAAACCCTTCCGCAAGCCGGTGTACCTTCTGGATACCAGCGTCATCATCGACGGCCGCATCGCCGACATCGCCGACACCGGCTTTTTGGACGGCATCCTGGTGGTGCCCAAATTCATCCTGGACGAACTCCAGAACATCGCCGACTCCCCCGAGGAGCTGCGCCGCAGCCGGGGCCGCCGAGGGCTGGATATCCTGCGCCGCCTGCAGCAGCAGAACCGCCTCCAGGTCCAGACCGTGGACGAACCTCTCCCCCCCGGCGGGGTGGACTCCAAGCTGGTGGCCCTGGCCCTGAAACGGGGCGCCAAAATCCTCACCAACGATTTCAACCTGCACAAGGTGGCGGAAATCCAGGGGATTGAGGTACTGAACATCAACCAGTTGGCCAACGCCCTCAAACTCTCAGTCCTGCCCGGGGAGACCCTGTGGGTGCAGATCCAGCGGGAAGGCAAATCCCAGGGCCAAGGGGTGGGCTACCTGGACGACGGCACCATGGTGGTCATCGAAAACGCCCGGCGCTTCATCGGCAAAGAGGTGGAAGTGTCGGTGACCAGCGTCCTCCAGACCACCGCCGGCCGCATGATCTTCAGCGAACTCAAAAACGGCGGCGTCCTGCGCAAGGTGTAGGATGGGTGTGGGGAAAGGGCCAAGGAACGCAGTTCCCCGCCCTCCCCCCAAGCCCCCCTCCCAAGTTTGAAGAATTCAAGATTTTACACATAGAACTCTGAGGCCGATAATCTAGCCAAGCTCGCCATTACCATGGGACCTCATGGTCAAACTCATCAATTTGCTCTGAGTCAATACAAACGCTAGGTGGAAAGCATAAAATGAAGTACAGTATCTCCACAATGGTTTTTGTGTGTCTGTTGAGTGTAAGTGTTCATGCTGGAGAGCTCCACACAATTCCTGGCACGTCGCTGACTTACTACATCGTCAATGACGGTCAGCTCCCTAAGACAGCATTCATTCTCTTCCCCGGGGGTGACGGTGCCGATCACGTGAGGATTGAAGACGGGAAAGTCAGGTTAAGCAAAAACTTTCTTGTTCGTACTGCTAATACATACGCTTCAGCTGGTTTCACTACAGTAATCGTGAGTTCCACTACCGGAATGTCAGACGACTACAGGCAGTCCAGCGAGCAGGCAACGCACGTACAGTCTATTATTAACCACTTGGCTAAACTTGGAGTTGATAAATTTTTCCTGGTGGGTACGAGCCGTGGGACGATGTCAGTAGCCTCTCTCGTCAACAAGCTCACCGACAGCAGGATAAAAGGCATTATTATGACAGCTACGGTTAATAAAGTTAATCTAAGAGCATGTAGAGTCCCCGTACTGTTTATCCACCACGTAGATGATGGTTGTAAGGCAAGTCCATTCCAAGACGCCAAGAGACTTAGTAAAAGTCATAATGCATCTTTCGTTGAAGTGAGTGGTGGACTGCCGCCAGAGACTGATCATTGTAAAGCCTTGAGCCCTCATGGATTCTACGGAGTCGAGACTGTGGCCACTAATGCCATGATCTCATGGGCGAGGAAGCTGTAATCTCGCGTGGAAAAGGCTTTATAACAACGGCCCGTTGGAGTCCTTAAAGCCTTCTTAAGTGGACGAGAAAGTCGGGTTTGGGGGTGGGGGCTTGGGGGAGGGGGTAAGGGCCCACGGCCCTTAGCCCCCTCCCCCAACAAGACTTGCCATCATGGCTGACAGTCCGGCGGATTCCCTGAGATTGACGGTGTCAGAGGGGGAGGCCGGGCTGCGCCTGGATCAGTTTCTGGCACGGCGGACGGCTTACTCCCGTTCCCGGCTGTCCCGCTGGCTGAAGGCAGGCCAGGTGAGGGTGAACGGGGTGCTCAAGGAGGCCAGTTATCGGGTGCGGGCGGGGGAGGAGGTGGCCCTCACGGTGCCGCCCCCGGAGCCCACGGAGCTGGCGCCCGAGTCCCGGCCCCTGGACATTCTCTATGAGGATGACCACCTCCTGGTGGTGAACAAGCCCCCGGGGCTGGTGGTGCATCCCGGGGCGGGGCACCGGGGGGGGACGCTGCTCAATGCGCTTGTGGCCCACTGCCCGGAGCTGGCCCGGGTGGGTGAGGTCAGTCGCCCGGGGCTGGTGCACCGTCTGGACAAGGACACCAGCGGCCTCCTGGTGGTGGCCAAGAGTGCCGCCGCCCATGCCGACCTGGTGCGGCAGTTTCAGGCCCGGACGGTGGAGAAGACCTATCTCGCCCTGGTGTGGGGCCGTCTCAGGGAGGCGGAAGGGGAGATCATCGGCGAGATCGGCCGTCACCCCAGCCAGCGCCAGAAGATGAGCGCCCGGCCCCGGCGGGGCAAGCCGGCGGTGACCACCTGGCGGGTGCTGAAGGAATTGCCGGGGCCCCTGACCCTGGTGGAGCTCTCCCCCAAGACCGGGCGCACCCACCAGCTCCGGGTGCACCTGGCGGCCCTGGGACATCCGGTGGTGGGGGACGGCACGTACGGGGGCGGCGCCACGCGGTTTCAGGGGCTGCCTCGGCTGGCGGGGGTGAGAAAGCTGGTGACCCGCCAGTTGCTGCACGCCTGGCGCCTTGCCTTCACCCACCCCGCCACCGGGGCGCGACTTCACTTTGAGGCCCCCCCGCCGGAGGATATTAAATTAATATTGGACATTTTAAAGGAGGAGGGTTGATGATAAATGGAATGCTGGCATGATCAATTTAATCCTGAGAAATTTCTATCTAAAATCAATATTGACAAATTAATAGAGAGGAATGAGGCATATAATGAAAACAAGGTTGATAAATTAGCAAAGCCTTGTATTTTTTGCCAAGGATTAAAAAGTCCTGGATTGCTACTTAATGATAAATCATATCTTTGTAAAATATGTTTTGAAGAAATATCTAAAATAAAATACCCTGAATATTATGAAAATTTACGTAGGGAATACATTTTAAAATTAGAGGCAAGACGACAAGCTCGTGATGCATTCTTGAATAGTTGCCCCTTTAAAAAATTATTAAATTTAAATAAAATAGCTATATTTGTTTTATTAATTACTTCATTATTTAAACCAACTTCTTTATTATTAATAATAGGTCTTTTTCTCATAAATTATATATTAAAAGCAAGGCAAGAGAAAAGAATTTCGCAATGGGATTCTTTATATCCAGCACCACCCGAACCAAAAATGCGTCACTTTCATGATCCGTTAGCGAAATTATCTTCCCGTGATTTTCTGATTTTAAAAATTTTCAATAATTGGCCAGGCTATCCACCTTTTTGGCAATATTTACGACAAATTGTTATGGAGAGGGACGGTAACAGATGTCAAGTTTCTGGTTGTCCTTCGAGAGTAGAATTACATATTCATCATAAAATTCCTGTTTCAAAGGGAGGCCAACATATTCCAGAAAATTTAATAACTTTGTGTTGTTTTCACCATGCATTAGAACCAGATGAAGGACATGAAAGGATTTGGGCAGAAGTAAAAACAAAATATTTCACAATAGTAAGGGCCCATATAAGAAAAAATCCATATAATTATGGATTTCATAATGTGCGCGCACATGTAAGAAGATTAGAATTATCAAATCAATCTGATATATCTAAAATTATAAATTTTTATGGTCTTATCTGTCCAAATTGTAATAATTTAAATTTCAATATTGATGTTATTAAACAAAAACAAAAAATTATAATAACTTGTATTAATTGCTTTTCTAAATGGATCGGGCCAAGAAAACTAGCAGAAGAGAATGGACCTCGTTTGGCAGAGGTTTTAACTGTTACTAAAAATAGGGGAAATTGGAATCCACGGTGGGAAATGCTAGAGGAGCGGACTGAATCGACATTTAACTTAATGAAAACATTAGAACATAAAAATAGTAAAAAAAGAAAAACGATTTTATCTAAAAAAGCATCAGCCCCAAAATGCCCTAAGTGTGGAGCTACTA is part of the Desulfobaccales bacterium genome and harbors:
- a CDS encoding HNH endonuclease signature motif containing protein codes for the protein MECWHDQFNPEKFLSKINIDKLIERNEAYNENKVDKLAKPCIFCQGLKSPGLLLNDKSYLCKICFEEISKIKYPEYYENLRREYILKLEARRQARDAFLNSCPFKKLLNLNKIAIFVLLITSLFKPTSLLLIIGLFLINYILKARQEKRISQWDSLYPAPPEPKMRHFHDPLAKLSSRDFLILKIFNNWPGYPPFWQYLRQIVMERDGNRCQVSGCPSRVELHIHHKIPVSKGGQHIPENLITLCCFHHALEPDEGHERIWAEVKTKYFTIVRAHIRKNPYNYGFHNVRAHVRRLELSNQSDISKIINFYGLICPNCNNLNFNIDVIKQKQKIIITCINCFSKWIGPRKLAEENGPRLAEVLTVTKNRGNWNPRWEMLEERTESTFNLMKTLEHKNSKKRKTILSKKASAPKCPKCGATMRLVRPKPGQKWKAFWGCSMYNKTGCNETINIS
- a CDS encoding RluA family pseudouridine synthase codes for the protein MADSPADSLRLTVSEGEAGLRLDQFLARRTAYSRSRLSRWLKAGQVRVNGVLKEASYRVRAGEEVALTVPPPEPTELAPESRPLDILYEDDHLLVVNKPPGLVVHPGAGHRGGTLLNALVAHCPELARVGEVSRPGLVHRLDKDTSGLLVVAKSAAAHADLVRQFQARTVEKTYLALVWGRLREAEGEIIGEIGRHPSQRQKMSARPRRGKPAVTTWRVLKELPGPLTLVELSPKTGRTHQLRVHLAALGHPVVGDGTYGGGATRFQGLPRLAGVRKLVTRQLLHAWRLAFTHPATGARLHFEAPPPEDIKLILDILKEEG
- a CDS encoding TRAM domain-containing protein yields the protein MLRKLAVFTILGSICAVSGYLIGSQVPQISQWWWSGWVGGAAGLGLAALTLGLEAAVKHIPLKTIVGGTLGLFIGLGMAKVASYPFEQFLELPTLQIPLYIMFSAIFGYIGLVLGGKKISEMQAPAFLEPEKPFRKPVYLLDTSVIIDGRIADIADTGFLDGILVVPKFILDELQNIADSPEELRRSRGRRGLDILRRLQQQNRLQVQTVDEPLPPGGVDSKLVALALKRGAKILTNDFNLHKVAEIQGIEVLNINQLANALKLSVLPGETLWVQIQREGKSQGQGVGYLDDGTMVVIENARRFIGKEVEVSVTSVLQTTAGRMIFSELKNGGVLRKV